CAGCGCCGCCGCAGCGACGGCGAGCCGCGCAACAACTGGTTGTCCTGCGACGAGAAGACGACGCTCGGGAACTTGCCGATGAAGTCGGCGAGGCGCGTCACTTTGCCCTGCTCCCACTCCACCGTGCGTCCGTCAGCGCCGAAAGTGATCGCCAGCTTCGACTCGCCGAACTGCTCGTGCTCGATCGTGAAGCCGAGCCCTGCCTGCTTCTGCTCCAGCGCGACGAGCGCGCGCGGCTCCGCGCCGCGGAACGACCGCAGCGCCGTCACGTAGCCGAGCGCCTCGAGGAAGTTCGTTTTCCCCTGCCCGTTCGCGCCGACGAGGAACGTGTGCCGCCCCACCAGCCGCGCGGAGACGAGCGGCAGGTTGCGGAAGTTTTGCAGCGTGACAGAGGCGAAGCGCATGCGAGGCGAAACCGAGGACGGAAGACAGAAAACAGAGGACCGTTGCCAGAAGACAAACCAATCCTCCCGCCCCGCGGCCCGGCGGCGCGTCCTCCGTCGCAGTTTCGGCTCTCCGACCTCAATCCCCCGTTCTCCATCCTGCGTCCGCGGAAGTTTAGCCTTTGCCGACCTCGACCGCTCTGCAAACTTCGCGGCATGTCTTCCTTCGCCGCCTCGCAACAAGCGACCATCGCCGCGCTCCAGGGACTCTCCGCGCAACGCGCGCAAATCGACCGCGCCGGCGACCTGATCCTGAACGCACTCCAGGCGGGCCGGAAGATCATCGCCTGCGGCAACGGCGGCAGCGCGGCCGAGGCGCAGCACCTCACCACCGAGCTCGTCGGACGCTATTTCAAGAACCGCCGCTCGCTCCCCGCCGTCGCCCTCACCGCCGACGGCACGCTCGTGACCTGCATCGGCAACGACTACGGCTACGACGCGATCTTCGCGCGCCAGATCGAGGGCCTCGCGCAACCCGGCGACGTCGTCGTGGTGCTCACCTCGAGCGGCAACTCGAAGAACATCCTCCTCGCGCTCGAAGCCGCGAAGAAGCTCGGCCTCGACACCATCGCGCTCCTCGGCCGCGGCGGCGGCAAAGCCAAGGGCCTGGCCACGGCGGAGATCGTCGTCCCCGGCGACAGCGGCGCCGCGGCGCAGGAATGCCACCTTTTCCTCATCCACCATTTCTGCGAACGCGTGGACGAGGTCTTCACCTGATTTGCGCGGCCGGGCCAGCCGCGCACCGCCCCATGAAACGCCTGTTCTGCGCCATCCTGGCGTTGGCCGCGTGCGCGCACGCCGGCCACGCCGCCGATTCACCCGCTCCACTGCCGCTCGACTATTTCTTCGCGCCGCCGAGTTTTCGCCTGCCGCGCCTCGCGCCCGACGGACGCTCCTACAGCGTCGTGATGCTGGTCGGTCAGGAAGAGGTTTTGAGCCTCGTCGACTTCGCCACCAACAAGACCACGCCGCTCCTGCGCACCGACGCCCGCTTCAGCAACTACTGGTGGAAATCGCCCGACCTCCTGCTCATCCTCGACGAACGCGACGGGCACACCGGATTCGAGACGTTCAATCTCAAGACCCGGAAGACCGACCAACCCAGCGATCTCCGCTATGCGGGCCTGGCCAATCCGTTGCCGGACGATCCCGAGAACGTGCTGCTCGTTCGCTATCGGAATTGGGACCTCGATCTTCTGAAATTCAACGTCCGCACCGGCCGCGCCACCCAAGTGCCCGTGCCCTCCGGTTATGTGCGACGCTGGTTGACCACCTCGCGCGGCGACGTCGTCGCGGGATTCGGACGCCTGCACGAGAAATGGTTCATGATCCTCCCACAAGGCGCGGGTTGGCGGCGAGTGGAGCTCGGCGACCGCCGCCTTCCGGATTTCCAACCCGTGTGGGTTGCCGAGGATCAACGCCGCCTCGTGGGCTTCGACTCCGCCTCGGACGATACGGCGCGCTTGATCGCGTGGGACCCCGCCACCGATGCCAAGGAACTGCTGTGTGCGGCCGACTCCATCGATGCCGAGTTTCTGTCGGCCTGGGGTGAGGATTGGACCCGCATGCAATACGTCGCCTTCGAAACGGACCGACCCAAGTTCCGTTTCCTGAATGCGGACGACCAAGCCATCGCCGACGCCCTCGACGCCGCCTTGCCCCACACGACGAACCAAATCGCCAGCGCCACGCCGGATAAGTCGCGGCTCATCGTCTTCAGTTCGAGCGATCGTGTCGCCGGCGACTTCTACCTTTTCGACGTGAAGGCCCGCAAACTCGTGAAGTTCGGCGCGGTTTTCCCGAAGGCGCAACCGGCCCGTCTGGCGCAAAGCCGGTATTTCGAATTCGCCTCACGCGACGGCCTCACCTTGCACGGCCGCGTCTATCTGCCCCCGGACAGCAAGGGACCTTGGCCGACCGTCCTGATCGTCGACGGCCCGGAGCGAAGCCATTTCGGATACTCGGCGCGCGAACAGGCGCTCGCCTGTGCCGGCTACGCCGTCGTGGACATCGACGCGCGGGGCACCGTCGGCTACGGCGAGAAGCTCTGGGCGGCCGGCAACCAGGAACTTGGCGGCAAAATCGTCGACGATCTCCTCGACGGAATCGATTGGCTCGCGCAGAGGCAAATCGTCGACCCCGCGCGCGTCGCTGTCCTCGGCTATCTCCAAGGCGGTCTCACGGCCGTGCAAGCGACACACCGGCATCCTGAACGCTTCGCCGCCGTCGTGAATTTCTGGGCTCCGGCCCATTTCGACTATGTGGACTACATGGACTTCGTCTATGGCCGCATGAGTCAGGATGAGGTCAAGTCACGCCTCGGCGGCGAGACCGGCGTG
This window of the Candidatus Didemnitutus sp. genome carries:
- a CDS encoding SIS domain-containing protein — protein: MSSFAASQQATIAALQGLSAQRAQIDRAGDLILNALQAGRKIIACGNGGSAAEAQHLTTELVGRYFKNRRSLPAVALTADGTLVTCIGNDYGYDAIFARQIEGLAQPGDVVVVLTSSGNSKNILLALEAAKKLGLDTIALLGRGGGKAKGLATAEIVVPGDSGAAAQECHLFLIHHFCERVDEVFT
- a CDS encoding prolyl oligopeptidase family serine peptidase; amino-acid sequence: MKRLFCAILALAACAHAGHAADSPAPLPLDYFFAPPSFRLPRLAPDGRSYSVVMLVGQEEVLSLVDFATNKTTPLLRTDARFSNYWWKSPDLLLILDERDGHTGFETFNLKTRKTDQPSDLRYAGLANPLPDDPENVLLVRYRNWDLDLLKFNVRTGRATQVPVPSGYVRRWLTTSRGDVVAGFGRLHEKWFMILPQGAGWRRVELGDRRLPDFQPVWVAEDQRRLVGFDSASDDTARLIAWDPATDAKELLCAADSIDAEFLSAWGEDWTRMQYVAFETDRPKFRFLNADDQAIADALDAALPHTTNQIASATPDKSRLIVFSSSDRVAGDFYLFDVKARKLVKFGAVFPKAQPARLAQSRYFEFASRDGLTLHGRVYLPPDSKGPWPTVLIVDGPERSHFGYSAREQALACAGYAVVDIDARGTVGYGEKLWAAGNQELGGKIVDDLLDGIDWLAQRQIVDPARVAVLGYLQGGLTAVQATHRHPERFAAVVNFWAPAHFDYVDYMDFVYGRMSQDEVKSRLGGETGVRRYMETLNPVPILPELKVPSFHYYPRDPKAGLYFEGDRVQRALAQSSAPHVFLEGLTIRGPDQLLGDYSPDFPREWRRIFGELLPFLDRHVAKKSK